A region of the Bdellovibrio sp. ArHS genome:
CGATGCGAGTCGAACCCTCATACCGAGCTTGGTAAGAAGATGGGGGCGGAGGAGGAAGTGGACGCGAAGGAACCTCTGGATAGCGCGGTGGCTGAGTCGGCTCGTGACGACCCGGACCATTGTGACCGTTACCACGACCGCCGAAACGCACTTCTGTTTCACGGACCTCATACCAAGAACCGTCGGGGCGAGAACAAGCAATACCGCGAGTTTCCTCAGAGCGGTTATTCAGATAAATCACAGAGTTGTATTCACGGCAATATTCGCCAGTCCGATTGTTATAACCTTCACGCGTTGTTGTGAAGGATCCACGAGCACCGGTACGACCGCCATAACGACGACCATCCCAGTCCTCACGCTCACCAAGACGGTTGCGCAAAGCACGGCGTTGTGCTTCTTCACACGCGCGACGATCAGCCTCGTCCATATCACGACCAACTTTACCGCCGATCATAGTTCCCGCAATGGCACCGATAATAATGGCCGCTTTGTTACCATTACCTTTACCGATTTGCGTACCAATACCGCCGCCAATAATACCACCGATAATATTGCCGATCGTCTCTTTGTCAGCAAATGCGGGACTCGCATATTGCATCACAGACACGACAACCAACGAGCCAAGTACCAGTTTCTTTTTCATGAAGTCTCCTTCGGTTAATAAAACAATCCGTTAAAACTTTTCCTATTTTAAATCTTGAACTCTCACAATACTGCTGCCGGAGTAGCCGGCTAAATGGACCCGCGC
Encoded here:
- a CDS encoding beta-sandwich domain-containing protein, coding for MKKKLVLGSLVVVSVMQYASPAFADKETIGNIIGGIIGGGIGTQIGKGNGNKAAIIIGAIAGTMIGGKVGRDMDEADRRACEEAQRRALRNRLGEREDWDGRRYGGRTGARGSFTTTREGYNNRTGEYCREYNSVIYLNNRSEETRGIACSRPDGSWYEVRETEVRFGGRGNGHNGPGRHEPTQPPRYPEVPSRPLPPPPPSSYQARYEGSTRIVNVTRRTGGEWVRVTLRQPLSLEQIEVHALAAGLKIHEAVLYTDRNERIQIRQLTQTGTIYSGGAVISERLNSRDRVQVIDLRAESMGGSADLIVKAISNEAYPSLSGSRY